The DNA window ACTTGATTTTTATTTGCAGTTGATAGATGAACAATTGAAGCAGCCGGATGACCGCCCAAGTATTGGAATTTTGTTAGTGCCGCATAAAGACAGGCTGGAAGTAGAATATGCTCTAAGGACTGCATCAAAACCAATAGGGGTAGCAAAATATACTTTAAGCAAAAAATTGCCCAAAGAGCTGTATGGCAAATTGCCTTCAGCCAAAGATTTTCAGAAAATATTGACATCTAAAAAGGATCGGTTGTTATGAAAACCGGTTGGGAAGTGAAGAGGTTGGGGGATGTTTGCGAAATTGAATTGGGCAAAACTCCTTATCGAGGAAATAAATCGTTTTGGGATCAAGAAAAACAAACCACAAACGTTTGGCTGTCAATTGCAGATTTATTGAATGGTCAAGGTAAAATTGTAGCCGATAGTAAAGAATATGTTTCTGATAAAGGTGCAAAATTATCAAAAATTGTTAAAAAAGGAACTTTACTGGTTAGTTTTAAATTAACT is part of the Nanoarchaeota archaeon genome and encodes:
- a CDS encoding DUF1016 domain-containing protein, with amino-acid sequence LDFYLQLIDEQLKQPDDRPSIGILLVPHKDRLEVEYALRTASKPIGVAKYTLSKKLPKELYGKLPSAKDFQKILTSKKDRLL